The Mesorhizobium sp. B1-1-8 genome contains a region encoding:
- a CDS encoding serine hydrolase domain-containing protein has translation MRAVVKFIKWLLGLVVLAVVALFAWLYFAPPELIRVGSGYSAKIVCSNVFIAGRDADQVLAVDVQAPGHPLLKLMKVSVDKERGIVSAGLLWVLGKSIAVERDGVGCASVPDGDTGKSRQTSLHAAPPAATQPDALWPEGERVDASQNPEVSKIVDDQAMAGIGMRAIVVVKNGRIVAERYGDGFSAKTPLLGWSMTKTVNAAIVGTLVKDGKMALDNKGLFAPWKADGRAAISLADMMAMSSGLEFNEDYGDVADVTRMLYLEPDMARFAGAKPLTGEVGKVFSYSSGTAVMLSRLWQDAIGDKVKALAWPRTALFEPLGMRSAVLETDEQGTFVGSSYLYATAHDWARFAQFLLQGGVWDGNQILPAGFVDWMREPAPASRVYGKGQVWIEGPGDEENPGAGVTEGLPKDTYWMEGHDGQTAAIIPSEQLVVVRLGLTPGKFGYRPQTMVAALVKVLHQ, from the coding sequence ATGCGGGCGGTTGTGAAATTCATCAAATGGCTGCTGGGCCTTGTCGTGCTGGCTGTCGTCGCACTCTTCGCCTGGCTCTATTTCGCGCCGCCGGAGCTGATCCGGGTCGGCTCCGGCTATTCTGCCAAGATCGTCTGCTCCAACGTCTTCATTGCCGGCCGCGACGCCGATCAGGTGCTGGCGGTCGACGTCCAGGCACCGGGCCATCCACTGCTGAAACTGATGAAAGTGTCCGTCGACAAGGAGAGGGGGATTGTTTCGGCGGGCCTGCTTTGGGTGCTGGGAAAAAGTATCGCCGTCGAGCGGGACGGCGTCGGCTGCGCTTCCGTTCCCGACGGCGACACTGGCAAGTCCAGACAGACGTCCCTGCATGCCGCGCCGCCAGCCGCAACGCAACCGGACGCGCTCTGGCCCGAGGGCGAGCGGGTGGATGCCTCGCAAAACCCTGAGGTTTCGAAGATCGTCGACGATCAGGCTATGGCCGGCATCGGCATGCGCGCGATCGTGGTGGTGAAGAACGGCCGTATCGTCGCGGAGCGCTACGGCGACGGCTTTTCGGCAAAGACGCCGCTGCTCGGCTGGTCGATGACCAAGACGGTGAATGCCGCGATCGTCGGCACGCTGGTGAAGGACGGCAAGATGGCGCTCGACAACAAGGGCCTGTTCGCGCCGTGGAAAGCCGACGGGCGGGCGGCAATCAGCCTTGCTGACATGATGGCGATGTCGAGTGGGCTGGAATTCAATGAGGATTATGGCGACGTCGCCGACGTCACACGCATGCTCTATCTGGAACCGGACATGGCACGGTTTGCCGGGGCCAAGCCGCTGACCGGCGAGGTCGGCAAGGTGTTTTCCTATTCGAGCGGCACGGCGGTGATGCTGTCGCGGCTCTGGCAGGATGCGATCGGCGACAAGGTAAAGGCGCTGGCATGGCCGAGGACGGCGCTGTTCGAGCCGCTCGGCATGCGCAGCGCGGTGCTCGAGACCGACGAGCAGGGCACTTTCGTCGGTTCATCCTATCTCTACGCCACGGCGCATGACTGGGCCCGCTTTGCACAGTTCCTGCTGCAGGGCGGGGTCTGGGACGGCAACCAGATCCTGCCTGCCGGCTTCGTCGACTGGATGCGCGAACCGGCGCCGGCCTCGAGAGTCTACGGCAAGGGCCAAGTGTGGATCGAAGGTCCGGGCGACGAGGAGAATCCCGGCGCCGGCGTCACCGAGGGCCTGCCCAAGGACACTTACTGGATGGAGGGGCATGACGGCCAGACGGCGGCCATCATTCCGTCGGAGCAACTGGTGGTGGTGCGGCTAGGACTGACGCCGGGCAAGTTCGGCTACCGGCCGCAAACGATGGTGGCGGCGCTGGTCAAGGTGCTGCACCAGTAA
- a CDS encoding class I SAM-dependent methyltransferase, whose translation MSTTELPASHAELMDGVYRWQRHIYDLTRKYYLLGRDRLIEGLDVPPGSTVLELGCGTGRNIVLAARRYPDARFFGLDISAEMLETAGAAIAREGLSAKVSLARGDATDFDAGALFGVERFDRVFVSYSLSMIPGWEKTVSAALAALAPGGSLHVVDFGQQEGLPRWFRAMLRGWLRKFHVQPRASLREVLESESERTGAGFHFRTLYRGYAWLAVLGSPK comes from the coding sequence ATGAGCACGACGGAGCTGCCCGCCAGCCACGCCGAACTGATGGATGGCGTCTATCGTTGGCAGCGCCATATCTACGATCTGACCCGCAAATATTACCTGCTCGGCCGCGATCGGTTGATCGAAGGGCTCGACGTGCCGCCCGGCAGCACCGTGCTTGAGCTCGGCTGCGGCACCGGCCGCAACATCGTGCTCGCCGCTCGCCGTTATCCCGATGCCCGCTTCTTCGGCCTCGACATCTCGGCCGAGATGCTGGAAACGGCCGGCGCTGCAATCGCCCGCGAAGGCCTCTCGGCCAAAGTCAGCCTGGCGCGCGGCGACGCCACCGATTTCGACGCTGGGGCGCTCTTCGGCGTTGAGCGGTTCGACCGCGTCTTCGTCTCCTATTCGCTGTCGATGATCCCAGGCTGGGAAAAGACCGTTTCGGCAGCACTCGCTGCGCTGGCACCCGGCGGCTCGCTGCATGTCGTCGACTTCGGCCAGCAGGAAGGCCTGCCGCGGTGGTTCCGGGCGATGCTGCGCGGCTGGCTGCGGAAGTTCCATGTCCAGCCACGCGCTTCGCTGCGTGAGGTGCTGGAATCGGAATCCGAGCGGACCGGCGCAGGCTTCCATTTCAGAACGCTTTATCGCGGCTACGCCTGGTTGGCCGTGCTTGGATCCCCAAAATAA
- a CDS encoding DUF3419 family protein, whose product MTLRYPLAPTQTGNHLAMSDISGELVFRRGKEVGKAVYQNRALSKAGISERLFAFLFSGLVYPQIWEDPDVDMEAMQLGAGHRVVTIASGGCNILAYLTRSPASIDAVDLNTAHVALNRMKLQAVRHLPSQADLFRFFGAADTSHNSDAYDRFIAPRLDPVSRQYWERRNWRGRRRIAVFDRNFYQTGLLGLFIAMGHRVAKLFGVDPAGIMAATNIGEQRRFFNEELAPVFDKKLLKWTMSRKASLFGLGIPPAQYDSLITSGDGTMVSVLKARLEKLACDFPLKNNYFAWQAFARRYPQPGEAALPAYLEKRNYKVIRANIDRVAIHHANLIEFLAGKDAGSVDRFVLLDAQDWMTDDQLNALWTEITRTASAGARVIFRTAAEPSLLPGRLSNSLLDQWNYENEASREFSAQDRSAIYGGFHLYVKRAA is encoded by the coding sequence ATGACGCTGCGCTACCCGCTTGCGCCAACGCAAACGGGGAATCACCTTGCCATGTCGGATATTTCGGGAGAACTCGTTTTTCGCCGTGGCAAGGAAGTCGGAAAAGCCGTCTATCAGAACCGGGCCCTGTCGAAGGCGGGTATCTCCGAGCGGCTGTTTGCCTTTCTGTTCTCCGGCCTCGTCTATCCGCAGATCTGGGAAGATCCGGACGTCGACATGGAGGCCATGCAGTTGGGCGCCGGCCATCGCGTCGTCACGATCGCGTCGGGCGGCTGCAACATTCTGGCTTATCTCACCCGCTCTCCGGCCAGCATAGACGCCGTCGATCTCAATACCGCGCATGTCGCACTGAACCGCATGAAGCTGCAGGCCGTGCGCCACCTGCCGTCGCAGGCCGACCTGTTCCGCTTCTTCGGCGCCGCCGACACAAGCCATAATTCGGACGCCTATGACCGCTTCATCGCGCCGCGTCTCGATCCGGTCAGCCGCCAATATTGGGAGCGCCGGAACTGGCGAGGCCGCCGCCGCATCGCGGTTTTCGACCGCAACTTCTATCAAACCGGCCTGCTCGGCCTGTTCATCGCCATGGGACATCGCGTCGCCAAGCTGTTCGGCGTCGACCCGGCCGGCATCATGGCCGCGACCAACATCGGCGAACAGCGCCGCTTCTTCAACGAGGAGCTGGCGCCGGTTTTCGACAAGAAGCTGCTGAAATGGACGATGTCGCGCAAGGCCTCGCTGTTCGGCCTCGGCATCCCGCCGGCACAGTACGATTCGCTGATCACCTCAGGCGACGGCACGATGGTCAGCGTGTTGAAAGCCCGGCTGGAAAAGCTCGCTTGCGATTTCCCGCTGAAGAACAACTACTTTGCCTGGCAGGCCTTTGCCCGCCGCTATCCGCAGCCAGGCGAGGCTGCGCTGCCCGCCTACCTGGAAAAGCGCAATTACAAGGTGATCCGCGCCAACATCGATCGCGTCGCCATCCACCACGCCAATCTGATCGAATTCCTCGCCGGCAAGGATGCCGGCTCCGTCGACCGTTTCGTGCTCCTCGATGCGCAGGACTGGATGACCGACGACCAGCTCAATGCGCTGTGGACCGAGATCACCCGCACGGCGTCGGCCGGCGCCCGCGTCATCTTTCGCACCGCGGCCGAACCCAGCCTGCTGCCGGGCCGCCTCTCCAACTCGCTCCTCGACCAGTGGAATTACGAGAACGAAGCGTCGCGCGAATTCTCGGCGCAGGACCGCTCGGCCATCTATGGCGGCTTCCACCTCTATGTGAAGCGCGCCGCATGA
- a CDS encoding hydantoinase B/oxoprolinase family protein, with protein sequence MPGPADISRWDFWIDRGGTFTDVIGRDPQGRLYPRKLLSDNPGAYADAAIQGIRDLLGLKAGATIPADLIGDIKMGTTVATNALLERKGDRVLLLITKGFRDALRIAYQARPDIFAKEIILPEQLYERVIEIDERVRADGRVERLLDIAACRPAIEQAKADGIDAVAIVFMHAWKYPDHEKAVAKVCRKLGFGQVSVSHEVSPLIKLVGRGDTTVVDAYLSPILSRYVQRVAGELGTAPISPLEGEIAAKRPEGVTSEGTARTPSPVDPTPPGGSAAILPSSGRESPRLMFMMSSGGLTAADMFQGKDALLSGPAGGVVGMVETAKLAGFDKVIGFDMGGTSTDVAHYDGEYERAFDTEVAGVRIRAPMMRIHTVAAGGGSILHYEAGRFRVGPDSAGANPGPVAYRRGGPLAVTDANVMLGKLQPDFFPAIFGPGQDQPLDVDAVREKFAALAADIGDGRSPEAVAEGFITIAVENMANAIKKISVQRGYDVTEYLLNCFGGAGGQHACLVADALGMEAVLIHPFSGLLSAYGIGLSSVFASRQQALLQPLAEESRSAIEALIAALRQGVVAELSEQGIGEAAIASKPILQIRYDGTDTALPVNFEHGSIFRARSDFEAAHKAQFGFVYENKPMIVEAVGVEGAEIGNTGRDESESNLEDKAASPWQARQFFVDGAWRDAGIFRREDLQPGYKVAGPALVIEPNQTIVVEPGWQAEITARNHVLLRRTSKKRRRAALGTEADPVMLEVFNNLFMSIAEQMGVTLQNTAYSVNIKERLDFSCAVFDRHGALVANAPHMPVHLGSMDRSVETIIRLNSGDIHPGDVFALNAPYNGGTHLPDITVVTPVFDDARKQILFWAASRGHHADVGGTAPGSMTPLATTVDEEGVLFDNFRIVDRGRFREKELDTLLTDHPYPARNPGQNIADLKAQIAANEKGVAELRKMVAHFGLDVVEAYMGHVQDNAAESVRRVLERLPDSSQYEYPTDTGQVIKVKISVNRKKREATVDFTGTSPVMKNNFNAPEPVARAAVLYAFRVMVEDNIPMNAGCLRPINIIIPDGCMLKPAYPAAVVAGNVETSQHVTNALFGAMGAMANAQGTMNNLTFGNKQYQYYETICSGSPAGRMNSGRGFAGTSGVHTHMTNSRLTDPEVLELRFPVLLEDFRIREGSGGKGKWNAGDGTRRTIRFLEKMECAILSSHRNRPPRGLDGGGDGEAGSTKVRRNDGSVDVLKACDQTTLDAGEAVVVTTPTPGGFGKL encoded by the coding sequence ATGCCGGGACCTGCCGATATCTCCAGATGGGATTTCTGGATCGACCGTGGTGGAACCTTCACCGATGTTATCGGTCGCGACCCGCAAGGCCGCTTGTATCCGCGTAAACTGCTGTCGGACAATCCGGGTGCATACGCCGATGCCGCTATCCAGGGCATTCGCGATTTGCTTGGGCTGAAAGCCGGCGCCACCATTCCCGCCGACCTGATCGGCGATATCAAGATGGGCACCACCGTCGCCACCAACGCGCTGCTCGAGCGCAAGGGTGATCGTGTCCTGTTGCTGATCACCAAGGGATTTCGCGACGCACTGCGCATCGCCTACCAGGCGCGGCCCGATATCTTCGCCAAGGAAATCATTCTTCCCGAGCAGCTTTATGAGCGCGTCATCGAGATCGACGAGCGCGTGCGCGCCGATGGCCGCGTCGAGCGGCTGCTCGACATCGCCGCCTGCCGCCCGGCGATCGAGCAGGCGAAGGCCGACGGCATCGATGCGGTGGCGATCGTCTTCATGCATGCCTGGAAATATCCAGACCATGAGAAGGCCGTGGCCAAGGTCTGCCGCAAGCTCGGCTTCGGCCAGGTTTCGGTCAGCCACGAAGTCTCGCCGCTGATCAAGCTGGTCGGCCGCGGCGACACAACAGTGGTCGACGCCTATCTGTCGCCGATTTTATCGCGCTATGTGCAAAGGGTGGCGGGCGAACTGGGCACGGCACCAATCTCCCCCCTCGAGGGGGAGATCGCAGCGAAGCGGCCAGAGGGGGTCACCTCAGAAGGCACCGCTAGAACGCCAAGCCCAGTCGACCCGACCCCACCCGGCGGCTCCGCCGCCATCCTCCCCTCAAGTGGGAGGGAATCGCCTCGCCTGATGTTCATGATGTCTTCGGGCGGGTTGACCGCCGCCGACATGTTCCAGGGCAAGGACGCGCTGCTGTCCGGCCCGGCCGGCGGTGTCGTCGGCATGGTCGAGACGGCGAAGCTCGCCGGCTTCGACAAGGTCATCGGCTTCGACATGGGCGGCACCTCGACCGATGTTGCCCACTATGACGGCGAGTATGAGCGTGCCTTCGACACCGAGGTCGCGGGCGTGCGCATCCGTGCGCCGATGATGCGCATCCACACAGTCGCCGCCGGCGGCGGTTCGATCCTGCACTACGAGGCAGGGCGTTTTCGCGTCGGCCCGGACTCGGCCGGTGCCAATCCCGGCCCGGTCGCCTACCGGCGCGGCGGACCGCTTGCCGTCACCGACGCCAATGTCATGCTCGGCAAATTGCAGCCCGATTTCTTTCCGGCGATTTTCGGCCCCGGCCAGGACCAGCCGCTCGATGTCGACGCCGTACGCGAAAAGTTCGCCGCCCTTGCCGCCGACATCGGCGACGGCCGCTCGCCGGAAGCGGTGGCCGAAGGCTTCATCACCATCGCCGTCGAGAACATGGCCAACGCCATCAAGAAGATCTCGGTGCAGCGCGGCTATGACGTCACCGAATATCTGCTCAATTGTTTTGGCGGCGCCGGCGGTCAGCATGCTTGCCTGGTCGCCGACGCGCTCGGCATGGAAGCGGTGCTCATCCATCCGTTTTCCGGCCTGCTTTCGGCTTACGGCATCGGCCTGTCGTCGGTTTTTGCCTCGCGCCAGCAGGCGCTGTTGCAGCCGCTGGCGGAGGAATCCCGCTCGGCGATCGAGGCGCTAATCGCGGCGTTGCGCCAGGGCGTCGTCGCCGAACTGAGCGAGCAAGGCATTGGTGAGGCCGCCATAGCTTCAAAGCCGATCCTGCAGATCCGCTATGACGGCACCGATACCGCGCTGCCGGTGAATTTCGAGCATGGCTCGATCTTCCGGGCCAGAAGCGATTTCGAAGCCGCCCACAAGGCCCAGTTCGGCTTCGTCTACGAGAACAAGCCGATGATCGTCGAGGCAGTTGGCGTCGAAGGCGCAGAGATCGGCAATACTGGCCGGGACGAAAGCGAATCAAACCTCGAAGACAAGGCGGCAAGTCCTTGGCAGGCCCGGCAATTCTTTGTCGACGGCGCCTGGCGCGATGCGGGCATTTTCAGGCGCGAGGATCTGCAGCCCGGCTACAAGGTGGCGGGGCCAGCGCTCGTCATTGAGCCCAACCAGACCATCGTCGTCGAGCCGGGGTGGCAGGCCGAGATCACCGCAAGGAACCATGTGCTTTTGCGGCGAACGAGCAAGAAGCGTCGGCGGGCGGCACTCGGCACCGAAGCGGACCCGGTCATGCTGGAGGTGTTCAACAACCTTTTCATGTCGATCGCCGAGCAGATGGGCGTGACGCTTCAGAACACCGCCTATTCCGTCAACATCAAGGAGCGGCTGGACTTTTCCTGCGCGGTGTTCGATCGCCATGGCGCGCTGGTCGCCAATGCGCCGCACATGCCGGTGCATCTCGGCTCCATGGATCGCTCGGTCGAAACGATTATCCGCCTGAACTCGGGCGACATCCATCCGGGCGACGTCTTCGCCCTCAACGCGCCGTATAATGGCGGCACGCATTTGCCTGATATCACCGTGGTGACGCCGGTGTTCGACGATGCGCGCAAGCAGATCCTGTTCTGGGCCGCCTCGCGCGGCCATCACGCCGATGTCGGCGGCACCGCGCCCGGCTCGATGACGCCGCTCGCCACGACGGTCGATGAGGAAGGCGTGCTGTTCGACAATTTCCGCATCGTCGACCGCGGCCGCTTCCGCGAGAAGGAGCTCGATACGCTGCTCACCGACCATCCCTACCCGGCCCGCAACCCCGGCCAGAACATCGCCGACCTCAAGGCGCAGATCGCCGCCAACGAAAAGGGCGTCGCGGAGTTGCGCAAGATGGTCGCGCATTTCGGCCTCGATGTCGTCGAGGCCTATATGGGCCATGTGCAGGACAATGCCGCCGAGAGCGTGCGCCGGGTGCTGGAAAGACTGCCCGACAGCTCGCAATACGAATACCCGACAGACACGGGCCAAGTCATCAAGGTCAAGATCAGCGTCAATCGCAAAAAGCGCGAGGCCACCGTCGACTTCACCGGCACTTCGCCGGTCATGAAGAACAATTTCAACGCGCCGGAGCCGGTCGCCCGCGCCGCCGTGCTCTATGCCTTCCGCGTCATGGTCGAGGACAATATCCCGATGAATGCCGGGTGTCTCAGGCCTATCAATATCATCATTCCCGACGGCTGCATGCTGAAGCCCGCCTATCCGGCGGCGGTCGTTGCCGGCAATGTCGAGACCTCGCAGCACGTCACCAATGCGCTGTTCGGCGCCATGGGCGCGATGGCCAATGCGCAAGGCACGATGAACAACCTTACCTTCGGCAACAAGCAATACCAGTATTACGAGACGATCTGCTCCGGCTCGCCGGCCGGCCGGATGAATTCGGGCCGTGGTTTTGCCGGCACCTCCGGTGTCCACACCCACATGACCAACTCGCGCCTGACCGATCCGGAGGTGCTGGAACTGCGCTTCCCTGTCCTGCTGGAGGACTTCCGCATCCGCGAGGGTTCCGGCGGCAAAGGCAAGTGGAACGCCGGCGACGGCACCAGGCGCACGATCCGCTTCCTGGAGAAGATGGAATGCGCCATCCTGTCCTCGCACCGCAACCGGCCGCCTCGTGGTCTCGACGGCGGCGGCGATGGCGAGGCCGGCTCGACCAAGGTCCGCCGCAACGACGGATCGGTCGACGTGCTGAAGGCTTGCGACCAGACGACGCTCGATGCCGGCGAAGCAGTCGTTGTTACCACACCAACGCCGGGAGGCTTCGGGAAGCTGTAA
- a CDS encoding J domain-containing protein, producing the protein MSIWDRLGDFIARVSSSASSGVADVVEAVRTVFAGDADLRRRVAFSVAMIALSAKMAKADGIVTQDEVRAFQEIFEVPPNETRNVARLYDLAKRDVAGFEIYAQRMAQLCGSGHANCMMLEDILDGLFHIAKADGLIHEREGLFLHRIAQIFEIDEAHYQAILSRHVNLGAADPYVVLGIERGKSFEEVRKRYRKLISDNHPDRLIARGLPQEFIKIATTRVAAINAAYEMIERGLRHV; encoded by the coding sequence ATGTCGATTTGGGACCGCCTCGGCGACTTCATCGCACGTGTTTCGTCGTCGGCGTCCTCGGGCGTTGCGGACGTGGTTGAGGCTGTGCGCACAGTCTTTGCCGGCGACGCGGACCTGCGCCGCCGTGTTGCCTTTTCGGTGGCGATGATCGCACTCTCGGCCAAGATGGCCAAGGCCGACGGCATCGTCACCCAGGACGAGGTGCGTGCTTTCCAGGAAATCTTCGAGGTGCCACCGAACGAGACACGCAACGTGGCGCGCCTCTACGACCTCGCCAAGCGCGACGTCGCCGGGTTCGAAATCTATGCCCAGCGGATGGCGCAACTTTGCGGCTCCGGCCATGCGAACTGCATGATGCTGGAAGATATCCTCGACGGGTTGTTCCACATCGCCAAGGCCGATGGCCTGATCCACGAACGGGAAGGGCTCTTCCTGCATCGCATCGCCCAGATCTTCGAGATCGACGAGGCGCATTACCAGGCGATCCTGTCGCGACATGTCAATCTCGGCGCCGCCGACCCCTATGTCGTGCTCGGCATCGAGCGCGGCAAGTCGTTCGAGGAGGTCAGGAAACGCTACCGCAAGTTGATCTCCGACAATCACCCGGACAGGCTGATCGCGCGCGGCCTGCCGCAGGAGTTCATCAAGATCGCCACGACCAGGGTCGCGGCGATCAATGCAGCCTATGAGATGATCGAACGGGGCCTCAGGCACGTATGA
- a CDS encoding N-acetylmuramoyl-L-alanine amidase produces MSGFLPDQPGAEVRVSPNFGPRRETLRPDMIVLHYTGMATGAGAEAWLCDPASEVSSHYLIHEDGRIVQMVRESDRAWHAGRSSWFGRTDINSCSVGIEIVNPGHSLGYRAFPKRQIDAVVSLCTGIVGRHSIPAQRVLAHSDVAPGRKVDPGEKFPWRTLFAAGVGHLVPAAPIRPGAALKAGDTGAEVEALQSMLALYGYGVEISGAFDSQTEIVVAAFQRHFRRRLIDGVADSSTIRTLQRLLASVKAASSK; encoded by the coding sequence ATGAGCGGTTTCCTGCCCGATCAGCCGGGTGCCGAGGTCAGGGTGTCGCCGAATTTCGGCCCGCGTCGCGAAACGCTGAGGCCGGACATGATCGTGTTGCACTATACCGGCATGGCGACCGGCGCCGGTGCCGAGGCATGGCTGTGCGACCCGGCAAGCGAAGTCTCATCCCATTATCTCATCCATGAGGACGGCCGCATCGTCCAGATGGTACGCGAAAGCGATCGCGCCTGGCATGCCGGCAGGAGTTCGTGGTTCGGGCGGACCGACATCAACTCCTGTTCGGTCGGCATCGAGATCGTCAATCCTGGCCATTCGCTCGGCTACAGGGCGTTTCCGAAACGGCAGATCGATGCCGTGGTCAGTCTCTGCACGGGGATCGTCGGCCGCCATTCCATTCCGGCTCAAAGGGTGCTTGCCCATTCGGACGTGGCGCCAGGCCGCAAGGTCGACCCAGGCGAAAAGTTCCCCTGGAGGACGCTGTTTGCTGCCGGCGTCGGTCACCTCGTTCCGGCCGCGCCGATAAGGCCGGGTGCGGCGCTGAAGGCAGGCGATACCGGCGCCGAGGTCGAAGCGCTGCAGTCGATGCTGGCGCTCTATGGCTATGGTGTCGAGATATCGGGCGCTTTCGACAGCCAGACCGAAATCGTCGTCGCTGCATTTCAGCGGCATTTCAGGCGGCGGCTGATCGACGGCGTGGCGGACAGTTCGACAATCCGCACACTGCAAAGGCTGCTGGCTTCCGTAAAGGCAGCCTCGTCGAAATAG
- a CDS encoding lytic transglycosylase domain-containing protein: MQKLTVVAAAVAAGVMTFAIGSANGAPLSLRADNGFAAAPGKTATAKAAASSPKMSKKTKAAPAKVQEAAATRAMKPAAKRGAARNRQTVDLTKTASIHPEIAELPASAAGGGQYSAIIQRYAASYGVPVSLAKAVIKIESNYRPNMVGSAGEIGLMQIKPATARMMGYTGSVKGLFNPDTNIKYGMKYLAMAQGLGGGTTCGTILKYNAGHGATRMNPISAAYCSKVKVQMAALGSPA; this comes from the coding sequence ATGCAAAAATTGACCGTTGTAGCGGCAGCTGTTGCTGCCGGCGTAATGACTTTTGCCATCGGCTCGGCAAACGGCGCACCTCTCAGTCTCAGGGCAGATAACGGCTTCGCCGCAGCCCCAGGCAAAACCGCAACGGCGAAGGCGGCCGCCTCCAGCCCGAAAATGTCGAAGAAGACGAAAGCGGCCCCGGCAAAGGTGCAGGAAGCTGCCGCAACCAGGGCGATGAAACCAGCGGCCAAGCGTGGCGCCGCGCGCAACCGGCAGACCGTCGATCTGACGAAGACCGCCTCCATCCATCCTGAAATAGCCGAGTTGCCGGCCTCCGCCGCAGGCGGCGGGCAATATTCGGCGATCATTCAGCGCTATGCCGCGAGCTATGGCGTGCCGGTGTCGCTGGCCAAGGCGGTCATCAAGATCGAAAGCAACTATCGGCCGAACATGGTCGGCAGCGCCGGCGAGATCGGCCTGATGCAGATCAAGCCGGCGACGGCTCGGATGATGGGCTATACCGGTTCGGTCAAGGGACTGTTCAATCCCGACACCAATATCAAATACGGCATGAAATACCTCGCCATGGCGCAGGGCCTCGGCGGCGGGACGACCTGCGGTACGATCCTGAAATACAATGCCGGCCATGGCGCAACCCGGATGAACCCGATCTCGGCCGCCTATTGCAGCAAGGTCAAGGTGCAGATGGCGGCGCTCGGCTCGCCCGCGTAG
- a CDS encoding type II toxin-antitoxin system ParD family antitoxin: MGQVDKRSITLSPELAAAVDDVVAAGEYASASEVIRDALRQWKDRRDLLGYTVEELRKLVQEGIDSGPGLEGPPIIERARAKYLKMAEAKGLEE, from the coding sequence GTGGGACAGGTCGACAAACGCAGCATCACGCTTTCGCCGGAACTGGCGGCCGCCGTCGACGACGTCGTCGCGGCGGGCGAGTACGCCTCGGCAAGCGAAGTGATCCGCGACGCGCTCCGTCAATGGAAGGATCGACGCGACCTGCTCGGCTACACCGTCGAGGAGTTGCGGAAGCTGGTGCAGGAAGGGATCGATAGCGGACCAGGGCTAGAGGGGCCGCCGATTATCGAACGAGCGCGCGCCAAATATCTCAAGATGGCTGAGGCGAAAGGCCTCGAAGAGTGA
- a CDS encoding type II toxin-antitoxin system RelE/ParE family toxin, which translates to MKYRLLPQAAVDLEDIGDYIAGHNPNAAVRFVDGLERRWSLLTLHPFSGAPRDDIAPGIRHLVVGEYLIPGR; encoded by the coding sequence GTGAAATACCGACTGCTTCCTCAAGCGGCGGTCGATCTCGAAGATATTGGCGACTACATCGCTGGCCATAATCCTAATGCCGCGGTTCGTTTCGTGGATGGCTTGGAAAGGCGATGGAGTCTGCTCACCCTGCATCCGTTCTCAGGCGCTCCGCGCGACGATATCGCGCCCGGTATCCGGCATCTGGTCGTCGGTGAGTACCTTATACCGGGTCGGTGA